A genomic window from Antedon mediterranea chromosome 4, ecAntMedi1.1, whole genome shotgun sequence includes:
- the LOC140047773 gene encoding Golgi-associated plant pathogenesis-related protein 1-like, translating to MSKKDDLKKFQKESLEAHNDYRAAHGTPKLKLADDLNKIAQAYADQLAKTDSFRHSKRDGLGENLAMHFSSESTNYSGGEATQQWYSEIEKYNFDRCGFTPGTGHFTQVIWAETKELGVGKAITKSGKVLAVANYRPAGNMIGKFRENVLPLKKSRSVDLTKHSCTRRSSSSSSDDEQKSKK from the exons ATGTCGAAGAAAGATGATTTGAAAAAGTTCCAGAAAGAGTCGCTAGAAGCGCACAATGATTATCGTGCAGCGCATGGAACTCCTAAGCTGAAACTGGCAGACGACTTGAACAAGATCGCTCAGGCCTACGCCGATCAACTGGCAAAGACTGACAGCTTTAGACATAGCAAAAGGGATGGCCTAGGAGAAAATCTTGCTATGCATTTTTCCTCTGAGAGTACAAACTATTCAG GTGGAGAAGCAACTCAGCAATGGTACagtgaaattgaaaaatataacTTTGATCGTTGTGGATTTACACCCGGTACAG GCCATTTTACTCAAGTTATATGGGCAGAAACTAAAGAGTTGGGCGTCGGTAAAGCGATTACCAAAAGTGGTAAAGTTTTAGCAGTAGCGAACTACAGACCAGCGGGAAATATGATAGGTAAATTCAGAGAGAATGTTCTGCCTCTTAAAAAAAGTCGCAGTGTTGATTTGACAAAGCACAGCTGTACACGAAGAAGTTCTTCCAGTAGCAGTGATGATGAACAGAAATCAAAGAAA
- the LOC140047276 gene encoding uncharacterized protein isoform X2, protein MLGLFKKKENDANSTDISKSDVKKFQKEMLAAHNKHREKHGVPPLKLSDEVCKDAQRHAEKLAKTGHLEHSNNHEYGENVGMHYSSATTEYSGTEATNQWYSEVSKYDFCDPRFKSGIGHFTQVVWKGSKELGVGKAITKDGKVIFVANYKPPGNMSGDFDKNVFPEGHKPSKDDDKEKKGLFRKGDSLSKSDIKEFQQDALETHNEYRVKHGVPKLKASDELNKHSQKWAEHLAKTGKFEHSDQRKYGENIAMHYSSESTEYSGKEASDHWYSELRNYDFKKPAFSQGTGHFSQMVWKNSTQFGIGKAITKDKRVVVVASYEPAGNYIGQFPDNVFNRTDGYVPPKPEGVKEVKIVKPVDDCKMQAKDFKAVPDDLKTFRKDALNSHNAYRSTHKAPALKESSELTKMAQEWAEHLATKGLFEHRDSSDTGENIAMHYSSASTSFSGKEATDMWYSEVSKHDFSKQFQPGTGHFTQVVWKGSKEFGIGKAITKEGKVIIVGNYRPPGNMMSKFNENVFKGK, encoded by the exons ATG TTGGGGCTGTTCAAGAAGAAGGAGAATGATGCAAACTCGACAGACATTTCTAAATCAGATGTTAAGAAATTTCAGAAAGAGATGCTAGCGGCCCATAACAAACACCGCGAGAAGCATGGTGTTCCACCGCTGAAGCTTTCCGACGAAGTGTGTAAAGATGCACAAAGGCACGCTGAGAAGTTGGCGAAAACCGGACATCTGGAACACAGTAACAATCACGAATACGGAGAAAATGTAGGGATGCACTATTCGTCTGCTACTACCGAATATTCAG GCACAGAAGCTACAAACCAATGGTACAGTGAAGTTAGCAAATACGATTTCTGTGATCCAAGGTTCAAGTCCGGAATAG GTCACTTTACCCAAGTTGTTTGGAAAGGTTCTAAAGAACTCGGCGTTGGCAAAGCCATCACCAAAGACGGCAAAGTTATCTTCGTAGCTAACTATAAACCACCAGGTAACATGAGTGGGGACTTCGACAAAAACGTCTTTCCAGAGGGACACAAGCCAAGTAAAGACGATGATAAAGAAAAGAAG GGATTGTTTCGAAAGGGTGATTCGTTGTCGAAATCCGACATCAAGGAGTTCCAGCAAGACGCGCTGGAAACTCACAATGAGTACCGAGTAAAACACGGTGTTCCTAAGCTGAAAGCCAGTGACGAGTTGAACAAGCACTCACAGAAGTGGGCTGAGCATTTAGCCAAGACTGGAAAGTTTGAACATAGTGACCAACGAAAGTATGGTGAAAATATCGCAATGCATTACTCATCGGAATCTACAGAATATTCtg GTAAAGAGGCGTCTGACCATTGGTATAGTGAACTTAGAAATTACGACTTTAAAAAGCCCGCTTTCTCACAAGGAACAG GCCATTTCTCACAAATGGTTTGGAAAAACTCGACGCAGTTTGGTATCGGTAAGGCAATCACCAAAGACAAGCGCGTCGTAGTGGTTGCGTCATACGAACCAGCAGGCAACTACATCGGCCAGTTTCCAGACAACGTTTTCAATCGAACTGATGGCTACGTACCGCCAAAACCAGAAGGTGTTAAAGAGGTTAAAATAGTGAAACCTGTGGATGATTGCAAG ATGCAAGCTAAAGACTTCAAAGCGGTACCTGACGATTTGAAAACCTTCAGAAAAGATGCATTGAATTCCCACAATGCATATCGATCCACCCACAAGGCACCGGCTCTAAAAGAATCGTCCGAACTAACGAAGATGGCACAAGAGTGGGCCGAGCATTTGGCTACGAAAGGACTATTTGAGCATCGCGACAGCTCGGATACTGGGGAAAATATTGCAATGCATTATTCATCCGCCAGCACTAGTTTTTCag GCAAGGAAGCTACTGACATGTGGTATAGTGAAGTCAGTAAGCACGACTTTAGTAAGCAGTTTCAGCCGGGTACAG GACATTTCACGCAAGTTGTGTGGAAGGGATCAAAAGAGTTCGGAATCGGCAAAGCTATTACTAAAGAAGGCAAGGTAATAATAGTGGGCAATTACAGACCTCCGGGTAATATGATGTCAAAGttcaatgaaaatgtttttaaagggAAGTAA
- the LOC140047276 gene encoding uncharacterized protein isoform X1 yields the protein MSYYNYAITSQLGLFKKKENDANSTDISKSDVKKFQKEMLAAHNKHREKHGVPPLKLSDEVCKDAQRHAEKLAKTGHLEHSNNHEYGENVGMHYSSATTEYSGTEATNQWYSEVSKYDFCDPRFKSGIGHFTQVVWKGSKELGVGKAITKDGKVIFVANYKPPGNMSGDFDKNVFPEGHKPSKDDDKEKKGLFRKGDSLSKSDIKEFQQDALETHNEYRVKHGVPKLKASDELNKHSQKWAEHLAKTGKFEHSDQRKYGENIAMHYSSESTEYSGKEASDHWYSELRNYDFKKPAFSQGTGHFSQMVWKNSTQFGIGKAITKDKRVVVVASYEPAGNYIGQFPDNVFNRTDGYVPPKPEGVKEVKIVKPVDDCKMQAKDFKAVPDDLKTFRKDALNSHNAYRSTHKAPALKESSELTKMAQEWAEHLATKGLFEHRDSSDTGENIAMHYSSASTSFSGKEATDMWYSEVSKHDFSKQFQPGTGHFTQVVWKGSKEFGIGKAITKEGKVIIVGNYRPPGNMMSKFNENVFKGK from the exons ATGAGTTATTATAACTATGCTATCACTTCTCAGTTGGGGCTGTTCAAGAAGAAGGAGAATGATGCAAACTCGACAGACATTTCTAAATCAGATGTTAAGAAATTTCAGAAAGAGATGCTAGCGGCCCATAACAAACACCGCGAGAAGCATGGTGTTCCACCGCTGAAGCTTTCCGACGAAGTGTGTAAAGATGCACAAAGGCACGCTGAGAAGTTGGCGAAAACCGGACATCTGGAACACAGTAACAATCACGAATACGGAGAAAATGTAGGGATGCACTATTCGTCTGCTACTACCGAATATTCAG GCACAGAAGCTACAAACCAATGGTACAGTGAAGTTAGCAAATACGATTTCTGTGATCCAAGGTTCAAGTCCGGAATAG GTCACTTTACCCAAGTTGTTTGGAAAGGTTCTAAAGAACTCGGCGTTGGCAAAGCCATCACCAAAGACGGCAAAGTTATCTTCGTAGCTAACTATAAACCACCAGGTAACATGAGTGGGGACTTCGACAAAAACGTCTTTCCAGAGGGACACAAGCCAAGTAAAGACGATGATAAAGAAAAGAAG GGATTGTTTCGAAAGGGTGATTCGTTGTCGAAATCCGACATCAAGGAGTTCCAGCAAGACGCGCTGGAAACTCACAATGAGTACCGAGTAAAACACGGTGTTCCTAAGCTGAAAGCCAGTGACGAGTTGAACAAGCACTCACAGAAGTGGGCTGAGCATTTAGCCAAGACTGGAAAGTTTGAACATAGTGACCAACGAAAGTATGGTGAAAATATCGCAATGCATTACTCATCGGAATCTACAGAATATTCtg GTAAAGAGGCGTCTGACCATTGGTATAGTGAACTTAGAAATTACGACTTTAAAAAGCCCGCTTTCTCACAAGGAACAG GCCATTTCTCACAAATGGTTTGGAAAAACTCGACGCAGTTTGGTATCGGTAAGGCAATCACCAAAGACAAGCGCGTCGTAGTGGTTGCGTCATACGAACCAGCAGGCAACTACATCGGCCAGTTTCCAGACAACGTTTTCAATCGAACTGATGGCTACGTACCGCCAAAACCAGAAGGTGTTAAAGAGGTTAAAATAGTGAAACCTGTGGATGATTGCAAG ATGCAAGCTAAAGACTTCAAAGCGGTACCTGACGATTTGAAAACCTTCAGAAAAGATGCATTGAATTCCCACAATGCATATCGATCCACCCACAAGGCACCGGCTCTAAAAGAATCGTCCGAACTAACGAAGATGGCACAAGAGTGGGCCGAGCATTTGGCTACGAAAGGACTATTTGAGCATCGCGACAGCTCGGATACTGGGGAAAATATTGCAATGCATTATTCATCCGCCAGCACTAGTTTTTCag GCAAGGAAGCTACTGACATGTGGTATAGTGAAGTCAGTAAGCACGACTTTAGTAAGCAGTTTCAGCCGGGTACAG GACATTTCACGCAAGTTGTGTGGAAGGGATCAAAAGAGTTCGGAATCGGCAAAGCTATTACTAAAGAAGGCAAGGTAATAATAGTGGGCAATTACAGACCTCCGGGTAATATGATGTCAAAGttcaatgaaaatgtttttaaagggAAGTAA
- the LOC140047772 gene encoding uncharacterized protein translates to MDNGLNYVPLALTFVIENTESRQNVLPNIINVTSSLFEISVIQNDVTETVYLPSSLVISGSRLGFTGIEIRSVAEIRVFGISSYNSQYLDGFLGLPIETLGCRYYVASYTESEVLIMASTDDTTVSIRAKVGISFENKYINADDYLNITIGRFQAAQFQSELDLSGSIITSSKPIAVMAGSKCVTVSANGTYCNHLVEQLPPTELWGSSFFLSSSYKTSDLFRIFSKENNTTVTITTSVSKTTVTIDEGEFHEIVLTNREYAWIESSNTIMTVQYRAKYISENILGGPAMCVRPSLASFDSRPVTVPMFYSSTVHDTNRFIEIVSPCNNIQHILLNGNVLLFYRDLDIQFIEKPYLFENYCKLFVPSTWSTVHITTRIGTRAQFSVIIYGYSDVISFSYLGKFIDLESRESTTIKAQTMTALSNFLVPSTYITRAPHTVSPNLQSTLAALSSTTSNSFTRFISRVSTKKRTVNPTVTFNTPNPTIQQQLYNDTVPANKDKLNKLCKKELFSLPCLFVYSMAITLAIAVIVICTCAVTYYCKCLSSQRGHVPPKSRKISNKLKHAWM, encoded by the coding sequence ATGGATAATGGACTGAATTATGTGCCACTGGCTTTGACATTCGTTATAGAAAACACGGAGAGCAGACAAaatgtattaccaaatattatCAACGTTACGTCTTCATTATTCGAAATATCTGTCATCCAAAATGACGTAACAGAGACAGTTTACCTTCCCAGCAGTCTTGTAATTTCCGGCTCTCGCTTGGGTTTCACAGGAATTGAAATACGTTCTGTTGCCGAAATTCGTGTGTTTGGCATAAGCAGCTATAATTCCCAATATTTAGACGGGTTTCTTGGTTTACCAATCGAGACTCTGGGATGTAGATATTATGTGGCTTCGTACACGGAATCAGAGGTATTGATAATGGCTTCCACAGATGATACGACGGTAAGCATTCGTGCCAAAGTCGGAATATCGTTCGAGAACAAATATATAAACGCTGATGATTATTTAAACATCACTATTGGGAGGTTTCAGGCAGCCCAATTTCAGAGTGAGTTGGATTTGTCGGGAAGCATAATAACATCTTCAAAACCAATCGCCGTAATGGCGGGAAGTAAGTGCGTCACCGTATCAGCCAACGGAACTTATTGCAACCATCTAGTAGAACAACTGCCGCCAACTGAACTTTGGGGTTCGAGCTTTTTCCTTTCGTCGTCGTATAAAACTAGCGACTTGTTTCGAATATTCTCAAAGGAGAATAATACAACGGTAACAATAACAACGTCGGTCAGCAAAACAACTGTTACTATTGACGAAGGCGAATTTCACGAGATAGTCTTGACTAATAGAGAATATGCATGGATAGAATCATCTAACACGATTATGACCGTGCAATACAGGGCGAAATATATCTCAGAAAATATATTAGGTGGACCTGCGATGTGTGTGCGACCATCACTGGCGTCGTTTGACAGTAGACCCGTTACAGTTCCAATGTTTTATTCTTCAACAGTCCACGACACAAATCGATTTATAGAAATCGTATCTCCGTGCAACAATATAcaacatatattattaaatgGAAACGTTCTCCTATTCTATAGAGATCTTGATATTCAATTTATTGAAAAACCTtatctttttgaaaattactGCAAATTGTTTGTTCCGTCAACATGGTCCACCGTACATATTACTACACGTATTGGTACGCGTGCGCAGTTTAGTGTAATTATATATGGATATAGTGATGTAATATCTTTTTCATATCTTGGAAAATTTATTGATTTGGAGAGTAGGGAGTCTACGACGATAAAAGCACAAACAATGACTGCATTGTCTAATTTTTTAGTACCATCAACATATATTACAAGAGCGCCCCATACGGTATCACCCAATCTACAATCGACGTTAGCGGCGCTATCATCAACAACATCTAATTCGTTTACAAGATTTATATCAAGAGTATCTACTAAAAAACGTACTGTAAATCCAACTGTAACATTTAACACACCTAACCCTACGATACAGCAACAACTATACAATGATACTGTCCCAGCAAATAAGGACAAACttaataaattatgtaaaaaagaACTATTTTCCCTACCATGTTTATTCGTGTACAGCATGGCCATTACACTTGCAATCGCAGTGATTGTGATTTGCACATGCGCAGTGACGTACTATTGTAAATGTTTGTCATCCCAAAGAGGGCATGTTCCACCAAAGTCACGCAAAATATCCAACAAACTTAAACATGCTTGGATGTAA
- the LOC140046324 gene encoding G-protein coupled receptor 15-like, with translation MTEDTAFVDPDYNYVVEDFTYYYIDSNYEADFLYPPIANIIFSIILPIFFTIGILGNLGLLIVFVRIRTLRNSVNIYLLNVAFCDFGLLITAGPMLWKSFLTSPVEDDYYHVGIIGCKIVLIFVETCVVVSCLTFMIVSIERYLSICWPIRFRDIENPKRAVVFCIMLWLIVCVYRSPVLHYSYLHTVHLKWVNTTIIDPLVAPSEVAYCLICDGRPGQPTESACTKIHKMYFAEHYVLVAMMPLFVFLYSSMIVCLRSQISNQRHSSNEVIETKKHVVVMLLVTITVMLVTIIPARILLIILALTQTQVLPKTTIITILYISKCAMFINASVNPFIYITMSTGYRNAFKRCFFPNLCLKNNLGGDDQQRLKHSKGASSVLSLNNIGKNNICLESLANVDAIK, from the coding sequence atgaCAGAAGATACAGCATTTGTTGACCCAGATTACAATTACGTAGTTGAAGATTTCACATATTACTACATAGACTCTAATTATGAAGCCGATTTCTTGTACCCTCCAATAGCTAATATAATTTTCTCTATTATTTTACCTATATTTTTCACAATCGGCATCCTAGGTAACTTGGGATTACTTATTGTTTTTGTACGCATACGAACGCTTCGTAACTCGGTAAACATTTACCTTTTGAATGTTGCTTTCTGTGATTTTGGTCTTCTCATAACTGCTGGCCCAATGTTATGGAAAAGCTTTCTTACGAGTCCTGTAGAAGATGACTACTATCACGTGGGTATCATAGGTTGTAAGATAGTATTAATCTTTGTAGAAACATGCGTCGTGGTATCATGTTTGACTTTCATGATTGTATCAATTGAGCGATACCTATCCATCTGCTGGCCTATACGATTCAGAGATATAGAAAATCCAAAACGAGCTGTTGTATTTTGCATCATGTTATGGCTTATCGTATGTGTTTACAGATCACCTGTTTTACATTATTCGTATCTTCACACCGTACACTTAAAATGGGTAAATACGACTATAATCGACCCGTTAGTTGCTCCATCGGAAGTTGCCTACTGTTTGATATGTGATGGACGACCCGGCCAACCGACGGAGTCCGCATGTACAAAGATTCACAAAATGTACTTTGCCGAACACTATGTTTTGGTTGCTATGATGCCGTTGTTTGTATTTCTTTACTCCAGTATGATCGTCTGCCTTCGGTCTCAGATATCCAATCAGAGGCATTCAAGTAATGAAGTCATCGAAACAAAAAAGCACGTGGTGGTTATGCTGTTGGTAACCATAACCGTTATGCTTGTAACTATTATCCCTGCTAGGATACTTTTAATCATACTTGCCCTCACGCAGACACAAGTACTCCCAAAAACCACAATAATAACTATACTTTACATCAGTAAATGTGCCATGTTCATAAATGCGTCTGTAAATCCATTCATATACATCACAATGAGTACTGGCTACAGAAATGCGTTTAAGAGATGTTTCTTCCCGAACTTATGCCTGAAAAATAACTTAGGTGGAGATGACCAGCAGAGGCTGAAACACAGCAAGGGTGCCAGCAGTGTACTTTCTTTGAACAACATTGGCAAAAACAACATATGCCTTGAATCACTGGCAAACGTTGACGCAATCAAGTAA
- the LOC140047274 gene encoding prothrombin-like, with protein MTLYNYSIVVAVISIFLQTQVGTGSNSSLNGGRRKYCLDNRAFQNGWIRYELDGAFYSQRQLVPGTRKTFGCKSGFSLVGNRTILCGRNGKWSNADPTCVADSCWPLYEDLNNYEITVYSHDLMEDGKYTHGTGVQTYCKFTYVLTHGDGATKCVAGDWLPYIPFCRPYNTSMYITTSAPTGGCQAPFIWSGTLLGNHGDIIPTGTFVEYECMPFAEKTEEGDIRCLDGVWYPSDPGCREKSCDVPVLSMGLYIKDYQEEDFFLHGSMVTFGCFAEWQMQGEESAICWYGQWSVSKPTCTSEKTSKYRDCGLAGDTSVHGLTGRIIGGFDANRGAWPWQAGIYWQDERKRWHFFCGGSLIDNDWVMSAGHCFGHNEDVTKIQVRLGTTNRTGDRGTNREQVFLIDALYLPKQHDFRGFDYDIAVMHLKRDVALNRFIHSICLPPEPESESSNQDGLVEVGTMATVVGWGHHLPVHWNNSELIFYKDDLQQLTIPIRPRNVCIASLRRVNEDVTQFTNTMFCAGFNKKAKDTCFGDSGGPLMRNVMYNGKKRWVQVGIVSAGKGCAISGQYAYYAHVPKLVPWVNRVMKSHKPTQGKALIQV; from the exons ATGACTTTATATAACTATTCGATTGTCGTGGCCGTCATTTCCATATTTCTTCAAACTCAAGTGGGCACTGGTTCAAATTCAAGTTTAAATGGTG gtaggCGTAAATACTGTCTTGATAACCGCGCTTTTCAAAATGGATGGATACGGTATGAACTGGACGGAGCATTTTACAGTCAGCGGCAACTCGTCCCAGGCACTCGAAAAACATTTGGTTGTAAGTCTGGGTTTTCATTAGTAGGCAACCGTACCATACTCTGTGGTAGAAATGGAAAGTGGTCGAATGCGGATCCAACATGTGTAGCAG ATTCTTGTTGGCCATTGTACGAGGATTTAAACAATTACGAAATTACAGTCTACTCACATGATTTGATGGAAGATGGAAAATACACTCATGGTACCGGTGTTCAGACGTACTGCAAGTTCACGTACGTTTTAACGCACGGTGACGGTGCAACGAAATGCGTCGCAGGCGACTGGCTTCCTTACATTCCTTTCTGCAGACCATACAACACATCGATGTATATCACTACGTCAGCTCCTACAG GAGGATGTCAAGCCCCATTTATTTGGTCTGGTACCTTGCTTGGTAACCATGGCGACATAATACCAACTGGTACCTTCGTAGAATACGAATGTATGCCGTTTGCGGAGAAAACCGAAGAGGGCGACATTCGCTGCCTGGATGGGGTATGGTATCCCTCTGATCCAGGCTGTAGGGAAA AATCATGTGACGTACCAGTTCTGTCTATGGGATTATATATAAAAGATTACCAAGAGGAAGACTTCTTTCTCCATGGTTCGATGGTGACATTTGGATGCTTTGCTGAATGGCAAATGCAGGGCGAAGAATCTGCTATATGTTGGTACGGACAATGGTCAGTTTCTAAACCAACATGCACATCAG aGAAAACAAGCAAATACAGAGATTGTGGCCTGGCAGGAGATACTAGTGTGCACGGACTAACGGGTAGAATAATAGGAGGATTTGATGCGAATCGGGGAGCCTGGCCGTGGCAAGCTGGTATATATTGGCAAGATGAACGCAAAAGG TGGCATTTCTTCTGTGGAGGTAGTTTAATTGACAACGACTGGGTAATGTCTGCTGGCCATTGCTTTGGTCACAATGAAGACGTCACAAAGATACAAGTTCGATTAG GTACAACGAATCGTACTGGGGACAGGGGTACAAATAGAGAGCAGGTGTTTTTGATTGACGCATTGTATCTACCGAAGCAGCATGATTTCCGAGGCTTTGATTACGATATTGCGGTAATGCATCTTAAGCGAGATGTTGCACTCAATCGATTTATTCACTCAATCTGCCTGCCACCAGAACCAGAATCAGAATCCAGTAACCAAG ATGGTTTGGTTGAAGTTGGTACCATGGCGACTGTAGTTGGTTGGGGTCATCACCTACCGGTTCACTGGAACAATAGTGAACTCATATTCTACAAAGACGATCTTCAACAGTTGACAATACCTATTAGACCGCGAAACGTGTGTATAGCAAGTCTAAGACGAGTAAACGAGGACGTAACGCAATTCACCAACACTATGTTCTGCGCAGGCTTCAACAAAAAGGCAAAGGACACATGTTTCGGTGATTCAGGCGGTCCGCTTATGCGCAACGTCATGTATAACGGTAAAAAACGATGGGTGCAAGTTGGTATCGTGAGTGCTGGAAAAGGGTGCGCAATTTCAGGACAATACGCATACTACGCACACGTACCCAAATTAGTACCTTGGGTAAATCGAGTGATGAAGAGTCACAAACCAACACAAGGAAAAGCGCTTATACAAGTGTAA